The sequence TGCAGCTGGTGATGGAGGTCGGTCGCTCGGAAGCAAGGCAGCCGGAGCGCAGCCTGCATTTGTTCACCGACTCGGCCCGCACCGCCTGGGAGGGCAACGCGGCCGAGGCGATCCAGCGCATCGGCCCCGACGCCGCCAAGGTCTTTGCGGTCGCGCACTACAACGTTGCCATTCCTAATCAGTCGAACGCGGCCGCGGTGGAACTAAGGCCCACCAGCAACCTCGTCTCCACGCAGTTTCCGATCGACTTCCTCGCCACGCTGCGCGAGTTTGGCCCGTCGCGCACGGTGCAGACGCAGTGGAAGCTGGACGATGCAGTTCTGCCCGGCGGCAGCACGATGTCGCTCGACCCTGCCACGCCACCGGTCACGCAGTCGCAGGCCCGCTTCGGTTCCGGTGGGCCGCACGTGCTGAGCGTTTCGGTCATTGGTGGCGATAAGCTGCGCGTCGACGACACCCGCTATCGGGTGGTCGACGTGCGATCGCAACTGAAGACGTTGATCGTCGAAGGGGAGCACGGCGTGGGCCTACTGGGTTCGTCCGGCACGTTCCTGTCGCTCGCGCTCTCCCCGCCGCGCCCCCAAGGCGAGCAGGGCAGCAGCTACGTGGCGACGGAGGTGATTGGCGAGCTGGAGTTCGGCAACAAGGTGCTGGAGGACTACTCGGCGGTCATCCTCGCGGGCGTCGGGCAAATCACCTCACAGGCGAGCGAGTCGCTGGCGAAGTACGTGTCGGGCGGTGGATCGCTGATCATCTTCATGGGCGAGGCCGTGTCGGCCGAGACGTACAACGGGACGCTGCTGCCGCGCCGGTTGATGCCTGGCGCACTCGTGAAGCGAATGAGCGCAAGCGGCGACCAACCCGCGTTTACGTTCGACTTTAGGCCACGCGGTGTCGTGCATCCCATGCTCTCGGCGTTTGCCAATCAGGAAAACTCCGGTTTGGATACAGCCCAGGTCTTCACCTACTGGCAGGCCGCCATCCCGGCAGACAGTGGCGTGGAGCGCGTGCTGGACTACCTGCCGCCCGAGGGCGCGCCGGGCGACGCAGCGAGAGATCCCGGCATCACCGTGCACTCGCTAGGCGCTGGCCGCGTCGTGTTCTTCTCCACCAGCGCCAACAGTGAATGGACGACCCTGCCCGCCAAGCCGGCGTACGTGGCAATGATGCACGAGCTGATCAGCGGCAGCGTCAGCAGTGGCGACGAGTGGCGAAATCGCATCGTTGGCCAACCGCTCGTGCTGCCCGCCAACCTGCGCCTGACGGCCGCCCCCACGCTGACCGATTCCACCGGAACGCCGATCGCCTTTGTCCCCGGCGCGCCCTCGCCCACCACCGCGCCACTGCCGCGCCCGGGCATCTACTCGCTGAACACTGGCAACACCGTGATGCCCGTTGCCGTCAACATGCCGGCCGAGGAATCCGACATGCGCACCGTCGACGGCGGCGTGATCAAGACCGCGCTCGGTGACCAGAACGTCAGCATCTACGACGACGCGCTCGCGCCGCTCTCCACCGCCGCCGCGACCGGTAACGACTTCGGCTGGACGGTGATGTTCATCGTCCTGGCGCTCATCGGCTTCGAAAGCTTCATGGCCATGCGATTTGGCCATCAACGGAGGATGGTCGGACAATAAGGTCACGGCCGCTTGATCAAACATGACCCGCCTGCTCGAAATTCTCCTCGGCCTCGACCCCGGCTTCCTCGGTCGCCAGGGGAGCCTGCGCCTGCAGTTCAACCCGCGCTGGCCGCTACAGGATGTGTTGGGGGCGTCACTGTGGAACGTCGTGCTGATCGCGTTGGCCGCGGCGCTGGTGGTGTACGTGTATCGGCGCGAAGGGCGATCGCAGCGGGTCCGCGTGACGCTGGGCATCGTTCGTGGCTGCGTGCTGCTGCTGGCAATCGCGATGCTGAACCGGCCGGTGCTGACGCTCGTGCAGACGCGCGTCGAACCGTCCGTGCTGGCGGTGTTAGTCGACGACAGCCTCAGCATGAAGATCACCGATGCCGGCGGCGACACCAGTTCCCCCACCAGCCGCCTGGCGGCGGTGGTCAGCTTGCTGAGCACGGGCGACCGCCCCCTGATTAGCTCGCTTGCGGAAAAACATGACCTGCGATTATATCGTTTCTCCAGAACTGCAGAACCCATCACTGAACTGTCGGCCGGCACGGTATCTGGCAAACGCGATCTGGAATCGCTGGACACGTCAACCGCGACCGCCGCGCTTCAGTCGCTGCAACCGCAGGGCCAGAACACCGCCCTCACGTCCGCCGTGTCCGCGGTGCTGCAGGACCTGCAGGGCCAGCGCATCGCCGGTGTCGTGCTGCTGACCGATGGCCGCGAGAACCCCGCCCAACCACCGGCCGCCATGGCGGCGCTGAAGGCGTTCGGCGTGAAGGTGTACCCGGTCGCGGTGGGGTCGGACGACGCGCCGGTGAACGTGCAAGTGCAATCCGTATCCGTTCAGGATGTGGCGTTCAAGGGCGACTTCGTTAACGTGCGCGCGACGGTGGTCGCATCCGGTGGCACCGGCGAGCGCCAGGTGACCGTTGCCCTGCGCGACCGTAAGACCGGCCAGCCGATCATCAACGCCGAGGGCGGCAACGTCGAGCAGATCGCCGTGCTGCAGCCCGGCCAGCCGCAGGAACTGGAACTGCAGTTCAAGCCCGAGGTCGTCGGCCCGCTGGACCTGGAAATCGTCGCCATCCCCACGCCCGGCGAGGTGGACGACGTCGACAACGTGCGCTTCGCGCAGCTATCGGTGCTGGACGCCAAGATCGCGCTTCTCTACGTCGACGGCTACCCGCGGTGGGAATACCGCTACATCAAGAACGAGATGATGCGCGACGCCACCGTCGAGATCTCGTGCCTGCTGACCAGCGCCGATCCCAACTTCGCCCAAGAGGGCGACCGCCCGATCACGCGCTTCCCGGAGACGATCGAAGAGCTGATGGAGTACGATGTCGTGCTGTTCGGCGACGTCGATTCGCGGCAGTTCACCGATGCGCAGTTGGCGCTGGTGTCAGAGTTCGTCAGCCGCAAGGGCGGGGGCTTTGGCATGGTGGCCGGGCCGCGGATGGCGCCGCAATCGTTCCGCAACACGCCGATCGAAGCGCTGCTGCCGGTCAACATCGCGCGCGTGCAGACCGAGGTCGGCGGACCGATCGCCGAGGGGTTCCGGCCGTCGCTCACGCGCGACGGGGAGCAGTCGGGCATTTACCGCTTCTTCACCGACAAAGAGCGCAACGAGCAGTTCCTGCGCGACGAGTGGCAACCGGTCTACTGGTACAGCCGTGGCATCACCGCCAAGCCGGGCGTGGGCGAGGTGTACGCCGAGCATCCGGTGGATACCGGGCCCGACGGTCGCAAGACGCCGGTCATGGTGCTCGGCCGGTACGGCGCGGGCCGCACGATGTTCAGCGCGATCGACGACTCGTGGCGGTGGCGTTATTACACCGGCGAGAGCGTCTTCGACACCTACTGGATCCAGCAGGTGCGCTACCTCGCCCGCGGCCGTAAGCTGGGCCAGCGCCGGCTGACATTCGCGACGCTGCAACCCACCTACGACCTCGGCGAACAAGTACGGCTGAGCCTGCGGGTGCTCGATCCAACGCTGCCCGCGCAACTGCCCGATCAGATCCGCGTCGACATCACCGATAGCGACGGCCGCCCCGTGCGCCAGGAGACGATGATCCGTCAGCCCGGCCAGTCCGATGCCTACACCGCCTCGTTCACCGCCGACCGCATGGGTGCCTTCACCGCTCGCGTGGCCCCGGTTGTCGGCGGGGTGGATGCGATGACGGTGCCACTGGAGATCATCACGCCGCGCCTGGAACTGGCCGAGCCGCAGGTCGACCGTGCCGCACTGTCGCGTCTGGCATCGGAGACGATGGGCGAGTCGGTCGATTTCACCGCCGCTCAGGAAAAGCTGCCGCAGATCATCCCCAGCGCGGCTAAGATCATTCCGGTGCGGTCCGGTGCGCCCCTGTGGGACGCGCCGCTGGCGCTGGCGCTGTTCGTCGGGCTGATCACGCTCGAGTGGGTGCTGAGAAAGTTGAACGGGATGGTTTAGAAGAGGAGTGGGCAGTGGAGAGTGGGCAGTCGGCAGTAAGAACCGCTTTCTTACTGCCCACCGCCCACTGACTACCGCCCACTGATTGCATTATGACCCCAACACCGCTCATCGAATCGCTGCAATCGTTTCGGCGTCGCGTGCGCATGCTGACGCTCGTGACGGGCGTCGGCTACGCACTGGCAGCGGCGATCGGGATGGTGCTGGCGGTGGTGCTGGTCGATTACCTGCTGAACCTGCAGGCCGTGCTGCGCATCGCGGTGATGGTCGCGGTGGCGGTGGGCATTGGTGGGATCCTGGCGCGTTACGTCGTGCGGCCACTGGTGGGCAAGCTGCCGCTCACCGACATTGCCGGACGGCTCGAAGAGGCGTTTCCGCAGTTCGACGACCGCGTACGCAGCACCGTGAACTTCATGGCCGGTGGCGAGGTGCATGGCTCGGGGGTTATGAAGCAGCACGTGATCGACCAGGCGACCTCGCTCGTGCAGTCGGTCGACCTGAATCGAGCGATCGCGACTAAGCCCGTGAAGCAGGCCAGCGGCCTGGCCGCCGGCGCGGTGGCGCTGCTCGTGCTGCTGGCGCTGCTCTGGCCGAGCTACCTGAAGATCGGATTGATGCGCCTCGTCGCGCCGTTCTCGAGCACGGCGTGGCCGAAGTGGGTGCAGATCGACATGATTGAAGCGCCCCCGGCGCGCGTGCCGGTCGGTCAACCGATCCCCATCAAACTGAAGCTGTCGCGCGGCGACCGGGCGAGCCGGGACGTGTCGGTTCACTATCGCAACTACACCGGCACCGGCGCGTTGATGGTCGCCGACGGCCCGGAGCGCGAAGAGTTCATGACACGCAACGAGGACGGCACCTATTCCGCCGCCCTCGACGCCAAGCTTGCCCAGGCCGCCGCTGCGGGCACGCTCGTGGCGTGGGTGGAAGCGGGGGACGACCGGGTCGATCTAACGCCGATCGTCGTCGTGCCGCGGTTGGCGATCGAGCGCGTCGAGGCCGCCATCACGCCACCGCCGTACGCGAAGCTCCCACCCACCACGGTGAACCTCGCCGACATGCCCGCGGTCGTCGCGGCGGGCTCGACGGTGCAGCTGTCAGTCGCCTTCAACAAGCCGCTCGCGTCGGCCGACGTCGCGATCGAACCGCTCGCGACCGATGTGAAGCTGCCGGAAATAACCTGGGCGCGGGCCGGTGGAAGCAGTGGCGAGACCGCGAGCATCGGCACGTTCAGCCCGACCGAATCGCTGCGCTTCCACCTGCGCGCCACCGACGCCGACGGCTTCCAGAACCCGGCCATCGAAGAGTACGAGATCATCGTGCGACCCGACCAGTCGCCCACCGTGCAGATCGAGGAACCCCGCCGCAACGAGGAACGCACCGCCGTCGCGCTCGTGTCGCTGCGGGCGATTGCCGAGGACGACTTTGCCATAAGCGATGCGACGCTGTGGGTTGAGCGGTTGTCGGATCGCGTGAAGTGGGAGTTGCCCCTGGTGAAGGACGAGGCGGCGACCGGAAACGCGATGCTGTCGCCGGGCGACTCCAGCCCTGATCGCCGGCGGTATCGCATTGCCTACGCGTGGGAGCTGTCGGAATTGGCCGACGCCAACCTGCAGAGCGGCGACGTGCTCGAGTACTGCATCGGCGTCACCGATAACTACGCGCTGCACGGCGCCACGCACCCACCGGCCTACAGCGGCAAGCTGCGCATCACGATCATCAGTCAGGAGGAGTTCGCCGCCCGCATCGGTGACGAGCTTCGCGCCGCGGCCGCTGCGGTGAACGAGGCGCGCAACGCGCAGACGCGCACGAACGTAGAGACGGCCAACATCGCCGACGAGACGAAGGACAAGCCCAAGCTCGACGACGCCGACCGCACCGCGATCGAGCGCCTAGCCAACCAGCAATCGTCGGCCGCCGCCACCGTGCGGCAAGTGGCGTCGCGGCTGGAGAACGTGCTGGAGCGCCTGGATGAAAATCGCTCGCCCAACAACGACCTCCGCGAGACGGCCAAGGATGCGCGCGACCTGCTGAACCGCACCGCCGAGGGCCCGATGAAGGATGCCGGCCGGCAACTGGCAACCGCCAAGGATCGCCAGCAGAACGAGGCGGACCCGCAGAAGTCGACCGAAGAGCGCAACGCTGATTTGAAGGACGCCCAGAACAAGCAGGAGACGGCCGCCGACGATTTGCAGAAGGCGATGGAGCGTCTCGGCAACACCGGCAGCCTGTCGCAGACCATTCAGCAGTTCCGCTCGCTGCTGGCCGATCAGCAGCGCGTCTCGAAGGATACGAAGGATTTTGCGAACGAGAACCGCGGCAAGAGCAACCTGACGCCCGAGGAGCAGAAGGAGCTGGAGAAGCTCGTCGCCGACCAGAAGAAGCTCGCCGATTTAACCGAGAAGGCGATCGAGGACGCCAACCGCGCCGCCGAGCAGTTGCAGAAGACCGATCCCGCGACCGCCGAGTCGCTGAAGCAGGCGGCCAGCACGGCCAAGCAGCAGCAGGTGTCACCGAGCCAGCAGCAGGCATCTTCATCGATGAAGCAGAACCAGCAGACCCCCGCGCAGGCTGCGCAGAAAAAGGCGGAGCTAGGGCTGGAGATGGTCATCAACGCGCTGCGCGACGCCGAGAAGCGCAAGCTGGAAGAGCTGGCCAAGAAGCTGGCCGAGATGCAGCAGCAACTTGCGATGCTGGTGAAACGGCAGGCCGGTCACAACATCGACAACCTGCGCCTGCAGGGGCCCGATGTGCTGGAGAAGACCAATGCCGACGTGCTGACCGATTTGGCTGAGAAGGCCGGCCGGATGGTTTCGGAGATCAAGGAAGGCAAGGAGCCTGCCGTCACGCTTGGGCAACTGTCGGCATCGCAGCAGCAGACCGAGCGCAACACGCGCGATCTGTCACGCACGGCTGAAGACACGCAGGACGGCGCCCAACTCGCCGCCGCCCTTACGCGGGCGGCCGGTCGCATGGAACGCGCGCTGGTGAGCCTGCGGGCCAGCAAGCTGCCCGAGGCGTACGACCCGCCGCAGGTGGAAGCGCTGGCGGCGCTGGTGGATGCGAAGCGCGTTTTGGACGAGCAGCAGCGCAAGGCGGAGGAGAAGATTGAGCAACAGCAGAACGAGGCCATCCGCGCCCGCTACGAGAAGATTAAGGTCGAGCAGGAAAAGCTGAACGCCGACACGAACCGCATGGATCTGGCCCGCGATAAGGCCGGCAAACTCGTCCGTCCGCACTCGGTCAACATCCTCAAAATGCCCGGCGAGCAGGGCAAGCTGGCCGACGCGACCAAGGCGATCGAAGAAGACCTCAGCGGCGCCGGCGCGATCGTCTACGTGTGGGCCAACAAGGACATCGTCGAGGCGATGAACACCGTGAAGGACGCGCTCGGCGAGCAGCGCACCGACGCGGAGGTGCAGATCGAACAGCAGCGGATCGTCGAGCAACTCGACGCGATGATCCGCAACCTCTCCATCAAGCCGCCGGAGCGCAAGTTCGACCAGAAGCAGGGCGCCGGTGGGGGTGGCGGTGGCCAAGGGGCCGCGCGGTTGCCAAGCGAGGCCGAGCTACGGCTGCTGAAGGACCTGCAGTCGGCCGTCAACAACGCGACGAAGAAGCTGGCGGCGTTGGTCGAGAAACAGGAACAGAAGCTGCAAGGCCTTGGCGGTCGCCAGGGTGAGTTGCGCGGCGTGCTGGGAGAGCTGATCGAGAATGCCAGCAAGGGCCAGATGACGATC is a genomic window of Tepidisphaeraceae bacterium containing:
- a CDS encoding BatA domain-containing protein produces the protein MSHLHILAAPFVTPAFAVAGLALAAIPIVIHLLNRRRFKTVQWAAMDFLLRAMKKNRRRLKFEQWLLLATRCALFALLGLALARPTGCENTTLSKIAAQRAGVHVIVIDNSGSTAYESGRSGASTNLARAKQLAKEQIDRLASGTEAVAIVTAAQPATLALKSTFDLEAARGTIDRIEQTYAATDLAGALQLVMEVGRSEARQPERSLHLFTDSARTAWEGNAAEAIQRIGPDAAKVFAVAHYNVAIPNQSNAAAVELRPTSNLVSTQFPIDFLATLREFGPSRTVQTQWKLDDAVLPGGSTMSLDPATPPVTQSQARFGSGGPHVLSVSVIGGDKLRVDDTRYRVVDVRSQLKTLIVEGEHGVGLLGSSGTFLSLALSPPRPQGEQGSSYVATEVIGELEFGNKVLEDYSAVILAGVGQITSQASESLAKYVSGGGSLIIFMGEAVSAETYNGTLLPRRLMPGALVKRMSASGDQPAFTFDFRPRGVVHPMLSAFANQENSGLDTAQVFTYWQAAIPADSGVERVLDYLPPEGAPGDAARDPGITVHSLGAGRVVFFSTSANSEWTTLPAKPAYVAMMHELISGSVSSGDEWRNRIVGQPLVLPANLRLTAAPTLTDSTGTPIAFVPGAPSPTTAPLPRPGIYSLNTGNTVMPVAVNMPAEESDMRTVDGGVIKTALGDQNVSIYDDALAPLSTAAATGNDFGWTVMFIVLALIGFESFMAMRFGHQRRMVGQ
- a CDS encoding VWA domain-containing protein yields the protein MTRLLEILLGLDPGFLGRQGSLRLQFNPRWPLQDVLGASLWNVVLIALAAALVVYVYRREGRSQRVRVTLGIVRGCVLLLAIAMLNRPVLTLVQTRVEPSVLAVLVDDSLSMKITDAGGDTSSPTSRLAAVVSLLSTGDRPLISSLAEKHDLRLYRFSRTAEPITELSAGTVSGKRDLESLDTSTATAALQSLQPQGQNTALTSAVSAVLQDLQGQRIAGVVLLTDGRENPAQPPAAMAALKAFGVKVYPVAVGSDDAPVNVQVQSVSVQDVAFKGDFVNVRATVVASGGTGERQVTVALRDRKTGQPIINAEGGNVEQIAVLQPGQPQELELQFKPEVVGPLDLEIVAIPTPGEVDDVDNVRFAQLSVLDAKIALLYVDGYPRWEYRYIKNEMMRDATVEISCLLTSADPNFAQEGDRPITRFPETIEELMEYDVVLFGDVDSRQFTDAQLALVSEFVSRKGGGFGMVAGPRMAPQSFRNTPIEALLPVNIARVQTEVGGPIAEGFRPSLTRDGEQSGIYRFFTDKERNEQFLRDEWQPVYWYSRGITAKPGVGEVYAEHPVDTGPDGRKTPVMVLGRYGAGRTMFSAIDDSWRWRYYTGESVFDTYWIQQVRYLARGRKLGQRRLTFATLQPTYDLGEQVRLSLRVLDPTLPAQLPDQIRVDITDSDGRPVRQETMIRQPGQSDAYTASFTADRMGAFTARVAPVVGGVDAMTVPLEIITPRLELAEPQVDRAALSRLASETMGESVDFTAAQEKLPQIIPSAAKIIPVRSGAPLWDAPLALALFVGLITLEWVLRKLNGMV